One stretch of Catenulispora sp. EB89 DNA includes these proteins:
- a CDS encoding methylmalonyl-CoA mutase gives MDSEQISAGRDRWQARYDAARKRDADFTTISGSDVEPVYGPPEGSEIPDFERIGWPGEFPYTRGIHPTGYRGKPWTIRQFAGFGNAEQTNERYRMILANGGGGLSVAFDMPTLMGYDSDSGRALGEVGHCGVAIDSAADMEVLFRDIPLGDVTTSMTISGPAVPVFCMYLVAAERQGVDIGRLNGTLQTDIFKEYIAQKEWLFDPEPHLRLIGDLMEFTAEKVPAYKPLSVSGYHIREAGSTAAQELAFTLADGFGYVELGLSRGMDVDVFAPGLSFFFDAHVEFFEEIAKFRAARRIWARWMRDVYGAKTEKAQWLRFHTQTAGVSLTAQQPDNNVVRTAIEALAGVLGGTNSLHTNALDEVLALPSAKAAEIALRTQQVIMEETGVANVADPLGGSWYVEALTDRIEAEAEAIFQRIKDLAPNGAQHPVGPMTAGLLRGIEDGWFTSEIAEASFAYQRSVEKGDKRIVGVNAYTDAIDEPLEILRVSHEVEREQVRVLGARKEQRDSAAVEAALATMLEAARSGANMVPSMLDAVRAEATLGEICDALRAEWGVYREPARI, from the coding sequence ATGGACTCCGAGCAGATTTCCGCAGGCCGCGACCGCTGGCAGGCGCGCTACGACGCCGCGCGCAAGCGGGACGCCGATTTCACCACGATTTCCGGCTCCGACGTCGAGCCGGTCTACGGCCCGCCGGAGGGCTCCGAGATCCCCGACTTCGAGCGCATCGGGTGGCCGGGGGAATTCCCCTACACGCGCGGGATCCACCCGACCGGGTACCGCGGCAAGCCGTGGACCATCCGGCAGTTCGCCGGCTTCGGCAACGCCGAGCAGACCAACGAGCGCTACCGGATGATCCTGGCCAACGGCGGCGGCGGCCTGTCCGTGGCCTTCGACATGCCGACGCTGATGGGGTACGACTCCGACTCCGGCCGCGCCCTCGGCGAGGTCGGGCACTGCGGCGTCGCCATCGACTCCGCGGCCGACATGGAGGTGCTGTTCAGGGACATCCCGCTGGGCGACGTCACCACCTCGATGACGATCAGCGGCCCGGCGGTCCCGGTGTTCTGCATGTACCTGGTCGCCGCCGAGCGTCAGGGTGTGGACATCGGCCGGCTCAACGGCACGCTTCAGACCGACATCTTCAAGGAGTACATCGCGCAGAAGGAGTGGCTGTTCGACCCCGAGCCGCACCTGCGCCTGATCGGCGACCTGATGGAGTTCACCGCCGAGAAGGTGCCGGCGTACAAGCCGCTGTCGGTGTCCGGCTACCACATCCGCGAGGCCGGGTCGACGGCCGCGCAGGAGCTGGCGTTCACACTGGCCGACGGCTTCGGCTACGTCGAACTCGGGCTGTCGCGCGGCATGGACGTCGACGTGTTCGCCCCCGGCCTGTCGTTCTTCTTCGACGCGCACGTGGAGTTCTTCGAGGAGATCGCCAAGTTCCGTGCGGCCCGCCGCATCTGGGCCCGCTGGATGCGCGACGTCTACGGCGCCAAGACCGAGAAGGCGCAGTGGCTGCGCTTCCACACCCAGACCGCCGGCGTGTCGCTGACCGCGCAGCAGCCGGACAACAACGTGGTCCGCACCGCGATCGAGGCCCTGGCCGGCGTCCTGGGCGGCACCAACTCGCTGCACACCAACGCCCTGGACGAGGTGCTGGCCCTGCCCTCGGCGAAGGCGGCGGAGATCGCGCTGCGCACGCAGCAGGTGATCATGGAGGAGACCGGCGTCGCGAACGTCGCCGACCCGCTGGGCGGCAGCTGGTACGTCGAGGCCCTGACCGACCGCATCGAGGCCGAGGCCGAGGCGATCTTCCAGCGCATCAAGGACCTGGCACCGAACGGCGCTCAGCACCCCGTCGGCCCGATGACCGCCGGCCTGCTGCGCGGCATCGAGGACGGCTGGTTCACCTCCGAGATCGCCGAGGCCTCGTTCGCCTACCAGCGCTCGGTCGAGAAGGGCGACAAGCGCATCGTCGGCGTGAACGCCTACACCGACGCGATCGACGAGCCGCTGGAGATCCTGCGCGTCTCGCACGAGGTCGAGCGCGAGCAGGTACGTGTCCTCGGCGCGCGCAAGGAGCAGCGCGACAGCGCCGCGGTCGAGGCGGCGCTGGCGACGATGCTGGAGGCGGCGCGCAGCGGGGCGAACATGGTGCCCTCGATGCTGGACGCGGTACGCGCCGAGGCGACGCTCGGCGAGATCTGCGACGCGCTGCGCGCGGAGTGGGGCGTCTACCGGGAGCCCGCCAGGATCTGA